The DNA sequence CACTTCACGGCGCTATTTGGGGCAATACGTCTATCAAATCCACCCCAACCTGCGCAAGCGCACCCAACTGAAATTCACCGACCCCGCTACCTTGGAGCCGGTGGACATCCTTTTCCTTGCCCTGCCCCACGGCGAGGCCCAGAAGCACATCGCCGAATGGGCTTCCCTTGCCCACTACATCGTGGACCTCTCCGCCGACTTCCGCCTGCGCGACCCGGCGGCCTACGAAGCGTGGTACGGCAAGCCCCACGCCGCACCCGAATGGCTGGGAAAATTCACCTACGGCCTCGCCGAATTGCACCGCGACGACCTGGGCAGTGCGAAATACATCAGCGGCGTGGGCTGCAACGCCACGGCCACCAACCTCGCCCTGCTGCCCCTGCTGCAGGCCGACCTGCTCGATACCGCCCGGCCGGTGATTGCCGAAATCAAGGTCGGCTCTTCGGAAGGCGGTGCGGAGCCCAACCCCGGCTCGCACCACCCGGAACGCAGCAGCGTGGCGCGCACCTACGCCCCCTACGGCCACCGCCACACCGCCGAAGTCATCCAGGAAAGCGGCCTGAGCGACGTCGTGCTCACCATGACCTCGGTGGACATGGTGCGCGGCGCATTAGCCACCGTGCACGGCTGGGTGAAACCCGGCGTAGCCA is a window from the Chloroflexota bacterium genome containing:
- a CDS encoding N-acetyl-gamma-glutamyl-phosphate reductase; this encodes MSPTFTASIIGASGYTGGELLRLLLGHPEISLQQVTSRRYLGQYVYQIHPNLRKRTQLKFTDPATLEPVDILFLALPHGEAQKHIAEWASLAHYIVDLSADFRLRDPAAYEAWYGKPHAAPEWLGKFTYGLAELHRDDLGSAKYISGVGCNATATNLALLPLLQADLLDTARPVIAEIKVGSSEGGAEPNPGSHHPERSSVARTYAPYGHRHTAEVIQESGLSDVVLTMTSVDMVRGALATVHGWVKPGVATKDLWKAYRAAAKANPFLRLVKERRGVYRVPEPKILAGSNYADIGFDLDEKSGHVVSICAIDNLMKGAAGSAVQALNLALGLDETTGLDFPGLHPI